A stretch of Dryobates pubescens isolate bDryPub1 chromosome 24, bDryPub1.pri, whole genome shotgun sequence DNA encodes these proteins:
- the LOC104297139 gene encoding interleukin-8 — MMGKAVAAVLTLLLISALGAEGKALPRSAIELRCQCLDTHSRFIHPKFIQNVNLTPSGPHCKNVEVIATLTDGREVCLEPSAPWVKLIIKAILDK, encoded by the exons ATGATGGgcaaagctgtggctgctgtcctgACTCTTCTCCTCATCTCTGCGCTTGGAGCTGAAG GTAAGGCCCTGCCGCGCTCAGCGATTGAACTCCGGTGCCAGTGCCTGGACACCCATTCCAGGTTCATCCACCCCAAGTTCATCCAGAATGTCAACCTCACCCCCAGTGGACCTCACTGCAAGAACGTTGAAGTCAT agctaccCTGACAGATGGCAGAGAGGTATGcctggagccctcagctccctgggtgAAGCTGATCATCAAGGCCATTCTGGACAAGTGA